A window of the Brumimicrobium sp. genome harbors these coding sequences:
- a CDS encoding electron transfer flavoprotein subunit beta/FixA family protein, translating to MKVLVCISKAPDTTTKIAFTNGDTKFDENGVKYIVNPYDEWYALVKGLELVEANGGTVTTITVGNTEDEATIRKALAVGADDAIRINAVAEDAGQVAAEIAKVAKEGNYDIILVGKETIDYNGSQVGAMIAEHLDLPFVSLGESLKLNGNTATLEKEAIGGVETVEVDLPFVVSCAKGMAEQRIPNMRGIMAARTKPLKVVEPSVNSTQTTFVKYALPAPKSAVKLIDPNNMDELVQLLHNEAKVI from the coding sequence ATGAAAGTATTAGTATGTATTAGTAAAGCACCGGATACGACCACTAAGATTGCGTTTACAAACGGAGACACAAAATTCGACGAAAACGGTGTGAAATATATCGTAAACCCATACGATGAATGGTATGCTTTAGTAAAAGGGTTGGAATTAGTTGAAGCTAATGGAGGAACAGTAACCACAATTACTGTAGGAAATACAGAAGATGAGGCTACTATTAGAAAAGCATTGGCTGTTGGTGCGGATGACGCAATAAGAATCAATGCTGTTGCTGAAGATGCCGGTCAAGTTGCAGCTGAAATTGCTAAAGTTGCCAAAGAAGGTAATTATGATATTATTTTAGTGGGTAAAGAAACAATTGATTACAATGGTTCTCAAGTGGGGGCAATGATTGCTGAACATCTTGATTTGCCATTTGTTTCTTTAGGTGAAAGTCTTAAATTAAATGGAAATACGGCCACTTTAGAGAAAGAGGCAATTGGTGGAGTTGAAACTGTAGAGGTTGATTTACCATTCGTAGTTAGTTGTGCGAAAGGTATGGCTGAGCAACGAATTCCAAATATGCGTGGAATTATGGCTGCAAGAACAAAGCCATTAAAAGTGGTAGAACCTTCTGTGAATAGTACGCAAACAACTTTTGTAAAATACGCTTTACCTGCACCAAAGTCCGCAGTAAAATTAATCGATCCAAACAACATGGATGAATTAGTACAGCTGTTACACAATGAAGCAAAAGTTATTTAG
- a CDS encoding sigma-70 family RNA polymerase sigma factor codes for MLLQLLRKYGQYSDEELVQKFQSSKDSYYIGLLFERYNEMTVSLALNYLKNEIDAEDAVMECFELIYHDLQKAEVKNFGGWYYTVVRNHLIKSKYNRDKKQQIELIEGYHDVEEENIELKLIFAKREESIVRLFKEVMDTLKPEQKKCVELFFMENKSYKEISTELSLTENDVKSYLQNGKRKLKIELEKRNVNSIHEIS; via the coding sequence GTGTTACTACAGTTACTTAGAAAATACGGACAGTATTCGGATGAAGAGTTGGTGCAAAAATTCCAATCTTCTAAAGATAGCTATTACATTGGGTTGCTGTTTGAGCGCTACAACGAAATGACGGTTTCACTGGCATTAAATTATTTAAAAAATGAAATAGATGCTGAAGATGCAGTTATGGAATGTTTTGAATTGATATATCATGATTTACAAAAAGCAGAAGTGAAAAACTTTGGTGGGTGGTATTATACTGTCGTGCGAAATCATTTGATTAAATCCAAATACAACCGTGATAAGAAGCAGCAAATTGAGTTAATTGAGGGGTATCACGATGTGGAAGAAGAGAATATAGAATTGAAATTAATTTTTGCCAAACGTGAAGAAAGTATAGTGAGATTGTTTAAAGAAGTTATGGACACATTGAAACCAGAACAAAAAAAATGTGTAGAGCTTTTCTTTATGGAAAATAAGAGTTATAAAGAAATTTCAACAGAGCTATCCTTAACCGAAAATGATGTGAAAAGCTATTTGCAAAATGGAAAAAGAAAATTAAAAATTGAATTAGAAAAAAGAAATGTCAACTCCATCCATGAAATATCATGA
- a CDS encoding twin-arginine translocase TatA/TatE family subunit, with the protein MLVFLENIGGSEVVVILLFILIFFGSKNIPGIARTFGRFMRQVRDASQDIQDEIKKSSTEIQREININKALHEANIGVNNQTTGLAQEIEKIEKAVKSNVNPITDSIEESMKDQPNQNP; encoded by the coding sequence ATGTTAGTATTCCTAGAAAACATTGGAGGTTCTGAAGTGGTTGTGATACTGCTTTTTATTCTTATATTTTTTGGTTCTAAAAATATCCCAGGTATCGCGCGTACTTTTGGTCGTTTTATGCGTCAAGTAAGGGACGCAAGTCAGGATATTCAGGATGAAATTAAAAAGTCAAGCACAGAAATTCAGCGAGAGATTAATATCAACAAAGCACTTCACGAAGCAAATATTGGGGTAAATAACCAAACTACAGGTCTTGCACAAGAAATTGAAAAAATTGAGAAAGCTGTAAAATCTAACGTAAATCCCATTACGGATTCTATTGAAGAAAGCATGAAGGATCAGCCGAATCAGAATCCATAA
- a CDS encoding rhomboid family intramembrane serine protease: MHRNFKDELIYQWKTGGMHIKLIGINIIIFLFINILLVIGQLSVPRGAENPFMDFINTFFSLNGSLKGVLRQPWGLITSIFSHYGFFHLAFNMVFLYFMGKIFLTYFSGKRMLYTYILGGIAGGLLQIFAYSVFPVFEGVSSYIVGASGGLNAIFMAAAFYRPHEIIYLFGRFKIKLIALALIFILMDILQMGSGGNVAHFAHIGGAIFGVISIQHLQSKYNIVTLVENTVNRFTQLFKRKSYLKVKKGGRDSNIHSQTDEEYNLRKKQKQEEIDKILEKISKSGYESLTAKEKQILFDKSQE, encoded by the coding sequence ATGCATAGAAACTTCAAAGACGAATTAATTTACCAATGGAAAACAGGTGGTATGCATATCAAGTTGATAGGCATTAATATCATTATATTCCTCTTTATTAATATTCTTTTGGTAATCGGCCAATTGTCTGTTCCAAGAGGTGCCGAAAACCCTTTCATGGATTTTATAAACACCTTCTTCTCATTAAATGGAAGTTTGAAAGGGGTTTTACGGCAACCATGGGGACTTATCACCAGTATTTTTTCTCATTATGGTTTCTTCCATTTAGCTTTTAATATGGTTTTTCTCTATTTTATGGGTAAGATATTCCTGACTTATTTTTCTGGAAAAAGAATGCTTTACACCTATATTTTAGGAGGAATCGCTGGAGGTTTATTGCAGATTTTTGCCTATTCCGTTTTTCCAGTTTTTGAAGGAGTTTCTTCCTATATTGTTGGAGCTTCGGGTGGACTCAACGCTATCTTTATGGCTGCTGCATTTTATCGACCACATGAAATCATCTACCTATTTGGGCGTTTTAAGATCAAATTAATTGCTCTAGCTTTAATCTTCATCTTAATGGATATACTTCAAATGGGGAGCGGAGGAAATGTGGCTCATTTTGCTCATATAGGAGGAGCTATATTCGGCGTGATTTCTATTCAACATCTCCAGTCAAAATATAATATTGTAACTCTAGTTGAAAATACGGTGAATCGTTTCACTCAACTATTTAAACGTAAAAGTTATTTAAAAGTAAAAAAAGGAGGAAGAGATTCAAATATACACTCCCAAACCGATGAGGAGTACAATTTGAGAAAGAAACAAAAACAAGAAGAAATTGATAAAATCCTAGAAAAAATTTCAAAATCAGGTTATGAAAGCTTGACAGCAAAAGAGAAACAAATCTTATTCGACAAAAGCCAAGAATAG
- a CDS encoding rhomboid family intramembrane serine protease: MNLLNNLTPVVKSFLMLNVILFIITLLAQMQGIPLSHYLGGFVFNSPFFQPYQIVSYFFMHGGFFHIFFNMFALVMFGPVLEQVWGPKRFFIFYFVTAIGAYFLHQLVGYIEVHQIEEQLYAAGYNDLYALRDSIHLNSDGSLSYNIFVPGTENLVRSYIAGISVPVVGASGAIFGILVAFGYLFPNTQLMLLFPPIPIKAKWMVLIMIGIEIWSLIQDNPSDNVAHLAHLGGAIFGIILVLIWQKSSKRFY; encoded by the coding sequence ATGAATCTACTAAACAATTTAACTCCTGTAGTGAAGAGTTTTTTAATGCTCAATGTTATTCTATTTATTATCACCTTACTTGCTCAAATGCAAGGAATTCCTCTTTCTCATTACCTCGGAGGGTTTGTATTTAACTCACCCTTTTTTCAGCCATATCAGATTGTTTCCTATTTCTTTATGCATGGTGGATTTTTCCATATTTTCTTCAATATGTTTGCTCTTGTCATGTTTGGACCCGTTTTGGAACAAGTATGGGGACCTAAAAGATTCTTTATCTTTTACTTTGTGACTGCCATAGGTGCTTACTTTTTACATCAACTTGTAGGCTACATTGAAGTACACCAAATTGAAGAACAGTTGTATGCTGCAGGTTATAATGATTTGTATGCCTTACGTGATTCAATTCATCTTAATTCTGATGGAAGTTTAAGCTATAATATTTTCGTTCCTGGAACGGAAAATCTTGTTCGGAGTTATATTGCAGGTATTTCAGTACCTGTAGTTGGCGCATCTGGAGCTATTTTTGGAATTTTAGTAGCATTTGGGTATCTCTTCCCAAACACTCAATTGATGTTATTATTTCCTCCCATTCCTATTAAAGCAAAATGGATGGTTTTAATCATGATTGGTATCGAAATATGGAGTTTGATCCAAGATAATCCATCCGATAACGTTGCTCATTTAGCACATCTCGGAGGAGCTATCTTTGGAATTATCCTCGTATTGATTTGGCAAAAAAGTTCAAAACGATTCTATTAA
- the mutL gene encoding DNA mismatch repair endonuclease MutL has translation MPEIIHLLPDNIANQIAAGEVIQRPASVVKELVENAVDAGAQKIELHVKDAGKTLIQVIDDGKGMSEMDARMSFERHATSKITSAKDLFQLTTKGFRGEALASIAAIAHVEMDTVEKDAKIGTKIQIEGSKLKSQEPSTRLRGTSISVKNLFFNVPARRNFLKSDNIETKHITEEFERIALTHPEVTFIFSHNNNIIYNLESANLRKRIVDLYGKGFNTKLVPIEEETDLVKIYGFIVKPEFSRKTRGEQFLFVNHRFFKDNYLHHAISSAYENLISNKEYPSYFIFFEVTPDTIDVNIHPTKTEIKFQHEKSIYPILRSTVRSALGKYNISPSLDFEHEPQFDLSQEVLKQPVRQPEIKVNTNYNPFKDTSTSSQEKPLSPSLKPNKQEWEDFYKITEEAKVEQPTEIEFEEKQDNNSLKIQVHKKFLLTQVKSGLLLVHIPRANERILYETLMEQYMRHPISSQQLLFPYEYQLQATQKLEWENNKTIIQRLGFEWEWNGNMLVLGSIPSILEVENTAQCIDNILNKITFTEIDKGEIVHELIVSLAAATSKNSNKILSQEEMSYLIETLFQYEQHQYSPSGKRIINTITLDELNNFLSL, from the coding sequence ATGCCAGAGATTATTCATTTATTGCCAGATAACATTGCAAACCAAATTGCAGCAGGGGAAGTAATTCAGCGTCCTGCTTCAGTTGTGAAAGAATTAGTAGAAAATGCTGTGGATGCAGGAGCTCAGAAAATAGAACTTCATGTCAAAGATGCTGGCAAAACACTGATACAGGTAATAGATGATGGAAAAGGAATGTCGGAAATGGATGCCAGAATGTCTTTTGAACGACATGCCACTAGCAAAATCACTTCTGCCAAAGATTTATTCCAATTAACTACCAAAGGATTTCGTGGTGAAGCACTAGCCTCTATCGCTGCAATTGCTCATGTGGAAATGGACACAGTAGAGAAAGATGCTAAAATTGGAACGAAAATACAAATAGAGGGGAGTAAACTAAAATCACAAGAACCAAGTACACGTTTGCGAGGTACTTCTATTTCTGTAAAAAATCTCTTTTTTAATGTTCCGGCACGAAGAAATTTCCTCAAATCAGATAATATTGAAACAAAACATATCACAGAAGAGTTTGAGCGAATTGCATTAACACATCCAGAGGTTACATTTATCTTTTCTCACAATAATAACATTATTTACAACTTAGAAAGTGCCAACTTACGCAAACGTATCGTTGACCTATATGGGAAAGGTTTTAATACAAAATTAGTTCCTATCGAAGAAGAAACAGATTTAGTTAAAATATATGGATTTATTGTAAAACCAGAATTTTCACGCAAAACTCGTGGGGAACAATTTTTATTTGTTAACCATCGATTCTTTAAAGACAATTATCTGCATCATGCCATTTCTTCTGCCTATGAAAATCTTATTTCAAATAAAGAATACCCTTCCTATTTTATATTTTTTGAAGTAACTCCAGATACTATAGATGTAAATATTCATCCAACCAAAACAGAAATTAAATTCCAACATGAAAAAAGTATCTACCCTATCTTACGAAGCACAGTCCGTTCTGCATTAGGTAAATACAATATTTCTCCTAGCCTTGATTTTGAACACGAACCTCAATTTGATCTTTCTCAAGAAGTGTTAAAACAACCTGTTCGCCAACCCGAAATAAAAGTAAACACAAATTACAACCCATTCAAGGATACTTCCACTTCATCACAGGAAAAGCCTCTATCCCCTTCCCTAAAACCCAACAAACAAGAATGGGAAGATTTTTATAAAATTACGGAAGAAGCAAAAGTAGAGCAACCTACAGAAATTGAATTTGAGGAAAAACAAGATAATAATAGCTTAAAAATACAGGTGCATAAAAAATTCCTTCTTACGCAAGTAAAATCAGGTCTTCTGCTAGTGCACATTCCAAGAGCAAATGAGCGTATTCTATATGAGACATTAATGGAACAATACATGCGACATCCTATAAGTTCGCAGCAACTATTGTTTCCGTACGAATATCAATTACAGGCAACTCAAAAATTAGAGTGGGAAAACAATAAAACAATTATCCAACGTTTGGGTTTTGAATGGGAATGGAATGGAAATATGCTCGTTTTGGGAAGTATTCCCTCTATTTTAGAGGTTGAAAACACAGCACAATGCATAGATAACATACTAAATAAAATTACATTTACAGAAATTGATAAAGGTGAAATTGTACATGAGTTAATCGTGTCGCTTGCCGCTGCAACATCCAAAAATTCTAACAAAATTCTTAGCCAAGAAGAAATGAGCTATTTAATAGAAACACTGTTTCAATATGAACAACATCAGTATTCACCAAGTGGGAAACGAATAATAAATACTATCACATTAGACGAACTAAATAATTTTCTATCATTATGA
- a CDS encoding serine hydrolase encodes MKKIAIFSVLFFLLGAWTPVQPPETIMDTDLNEGTGSELPDFLRLPANWAVEKLESMTLEEKIAQSFMVEVTPRQGTKHIHAIDSLVKNYKIGGIIVFQGTTQQVKSAIDTLQSSSILPLLVGIDGEWGSSMRISDKARFPFQLTMGAANQLESTRIIAQAMGKEMNELGIHFNFSPVVDVNTNPDNPIIGFRSFGENPLHVSRLAVEMIKGMQDFQVLTSMKHFPGHGDTNIDSHKSLPTVKKTYNELNSIDWLPYKQGKLAGASSVMVGHLSVPSLDSTGLPASISPTIIQKYLRGKLNFKGLVVSDALNMGALTNQYGDVDIVLRAYKAGNDILLYPSKVKESIQAIKKAVEKKEISMEEVNERTLRLLRAKYYAIIQSKRKPKLSNEQVEYAKWNIYEKALTVIKNEEAIPIQNVSGKNLILNVGGKGTAFNQTALLYMIADTLEVKTFEEFTSKNIQLSNYQHVFINIIAPSVLPKNGYSYPKNWQQFLRNLPSNLNVYVTIFGNPYAVKTKFDFEKVKSVVLAYQNTVYGQNRAAQLLFGGFQANTVLPITLSADYQESFGVVTPKASRLKYTVPMELGVSDTAFNQIDTIVIRGIKAGAFPGCQVVVAKEGKVVYRKAFGDYAYEGKDKVSNNTIYDLASVTKIVGSTYSLMYLQDQGKFSLDGKLHDYLPELVDSSVYENLKMRDILTHQARLNPWIPFYTKTLVNGKPDSSLYASSPQGSKTAVVAKNLYLDKEYEQRMMELIIQKSLNKSSGYKYSDLGYYFMKQIIEKQTGMQMEDFVAKTFYEPMGLTTMGYKPLLRFSVDRIAPTEEDKYFRYQKIQGYVHDMGAAMQDGVGGHAGIFSNATDLAGYMQMLLNKGVYGGHRYLSEAVVKEFTQCQYCPTNRRGAGFDKPVVSGTGGPASDFVSKESFGHTGFTGTIAWADPTYNINYVFLSNRTYPDAENWKITKMDIRTKIQDVIYKVLK; translated from the coding sequence ATGAAGAAGATTGCTATTTTTTCTGTATTGTTTTTTCTGTTAGGAGCTTGGACTCCTGTGCAACCACCCGAAACAATCATGGATACTGATTTAAACGAAGGAACAGGAAGTGAATTACCAGACTTTTTGAGATTGCCTGCAAATTGGGCAGTTGAGAAGTTAGAGTCGATGACTTTAGAAGAGAAGATAGCACAGAGTTTTATGGTGGAAGTGACACCTCGACAAGGAACTAAACATATTCATGCTATTGATTCTTTGGTGAAAAATTACAAAATTGGAGGAATCATTGTTTTTCAAGGAACTACACAACAAGTAAAATCAGCAATTGACACTTTACAGAGTTCCAGCATCCTTCCTTTACTCGTTGGAATAGACGGAGAGTGGGGAAGTAGTATGCGTATTTCAGATAAAGCTCGTTTTCCTTTTCAATTAACTATGGGGGCTGCTAATCAATTGGAAAGCACTCGTATTATAGCGCAGGCAATGGGTAAGGAAATGAATGAATTGGGAATTCATTTTAATTTCTCACCTGTTGTAGATGTGAATACCAATCCGGATAACCCGATTATAGGTTTCCGCTCCTTTGGGGAAAATCCATTGCATGTTTCTCGACTTGCAGTTGAGATGATTAAGGGAATGCAAGACTTTCAGGTGTTAACTAGTATGAAACACTTCCCTGGTCATGGTGATACCAATATAGATTCTCACAAATCACTGCCAACTGTTAAGAAAACGTATAACGAACTCAATAGCATTGATTGGTTGCCATATAAGCAAGGTAAATTAGCAGGCGCATCGTCTGTGATGGTCGGACACTTAAGTGTTCCTTCGCTAGATTCTACAGGACTTCCTGCTAGTATTTCACCTACAATCATTCAAAAATACTTACGCGGAAAGTTAAATTTTAAAGGTTTGGTAGTGAGTGATGCATTAAACATGGGAGCGTTAACTAATCAATATGGAGATGTAGATATCGTGCTACGCGCGTATAAAGCGGGAAATGATATTTTATTGTATCCTTCAAAAGTGAAAGAATCCATTCAGGCAATTAAAAAAGCCGTTGAAAAGAAAGAAATTAGTATGGAGGAGGTAAATGAAAGAACATTGCGTTTACTCCGTGCTAAGTACTATGCAATTATTCAGAGCAAGCGTAAACCTAAACTATCTAATGAACAGGTAGAATATGCGAAATGGAATATTTATGAAAAAGCCTTGACCGTTATTAAAAATGAAGAAGCTATTCCTATTCAGAATGTTTCAGGCAAGAATTTGATTTTGAATGTAGGAGGGAAAGGAACTGCGTTTAATCAAACTGCTTTGTTGTATATGATTGCAGATACCTTAGAAGTGAAAACATTTGAGGAGTTTACGTCTAAAAACATTCAACTTAGCAACTATCAACATGTATTTATCAATATTATTGCTCCTTCCGTATTGCCGAAGAATGGATATAGTTATCCCAAAAATTGGCAACAATTTCTGAGAAATTTGCCTAGTAATTTAAATGTATATGTGACCATTTTTGGCAACCCTTATGCTGTTAAAACTAAATTTGATTTTGAGAAGGTAAAATCAGTTGTGTTGGCCTATCAAAATACAGTTTATGGACAAAATCGAGCTGCTCAGTTATTATTTGGAGGATTTCAGGCTAACACGGTATTGCCGATTACACTGAGTGCCGACTATCAAGAGAGTTTTGGCGTTGTTACTCCAAAAGCATCTCGCTTGAAATATACTGTGCCTATGGAGTTAGGTGTTTCAGATACCGCTTTTAATCAGATTGATACCATTGTTATAAGAGGGATCAAGGCAGGTGCTTTTCCAGGTTGTCAGGTAGTTGTGGCAAAAGAAGGGAAAGTAGTTTATCGCAAAGCTTTTGGAGATTATGCTTATGAAGGGAAAGATAAGGTAAGCAATAATACTATTTATGATCTAGCTTCAGTCACTAAGATTGTGGGGTCAACCTATAGTTTGATGTATTTACAAGATCAGGGGAAATTCTCATTAGATGGAAAATTACATGATTACCTTCCGGAATTAGTTGACTCGTCGGTTTATGAGAATCTAAAAATGCGTGATATTTTGACCCATCAAGCTCGTTTAAATCCATGGATTCCATTTTATACCAAAACATTGGTAAATGGAAAGCCAGATAGTTCTTTATATGCAAGCTCACCTCAAGGCAGTAAAACGGCGGTAGTTGCAAAAAATCTATACTTAGATAAGGAGTATGAGCAAAGGATGATGGAGTTAATCATTCAAAAGAGTCTGAATAAATCTAGTGGTTATAAGTATTCTGATTTGGGATACTATTTTATGAAACAAATCATTGAGAAACAAACCGGAATGCAAATGGAAGATTTTGTAGCCAAGACTTTTTATGAACCTATGGGATTAACTACCATGGGATATAAACCTTTGCTTCGATTTTCAGTAGATAGGATTGCCCCTACAGAGGAAGATAAGTATTTCCGCTACCAGAAAATTCAAGGATATGTTCACGATATGGGTGCAGCCATGCAAGATGGAGTAGGAGGACATGCAGGGATATTTTCAAACGCCACAGATTTAGCTGGATATATGCAAATGCTGTTAAATAAGGGAGTATATGGCGGACATCGCTATTTATCGGAAGCAGTTGTGAAAGAATTTACCCAATGTCAGTATTGTCCAACAAACCGAAGAGGAGCTGGTTTTGATAAGCCAGTGGTTAGTGGAACTGGTGGACCAGCTTCAGATTTTGTTTCAAAGGAGTCTTTTGGACATACTGGATTTACAGGAACGATTGCTTGGGCTGATCCAACCTACAATATTAATTATGTATTCTTGTCTAACCGCACTTACCCGGATGCTGAAAATTGGAAAATAACCAAAATGGATATACGCACAAAAATCCAGGATGTAATCTATAAGGTGTTGAAATAA
- a CDS encoding T9SS type A sorting domain-containing protein, with the protein MKTFTIVLLLLFSFQAKSQCHVVVTDSLTPNYDFMLWADSIQGTAPFTFNWTVTDGNFNPIPFSFLNNDHDTIVIDNQVLVNSYGCIFFGLCMTDAASCNTCFDSDTIIQGLNLICFSDFDAYLVQENQISIELIQNDIPPFLINLQMIEWYDGDGTFQASPYLGGPTVITYTPGSSNSTDEFSVCVRTLLKNGMCISCKVVKYTDGTSGITENENNLVHLYPNPTEGQFTISSTRELKEIYVLSMTGEIVQTVSVANEKEFSLDISNLPAGAYFGEILTLDNNRFRKLIIKK; encoded by the coding sequence ATGAAAACCTTCACAATCGTATTGCTTCTTCTTTTTTCATTCCAAGCAAAGAGTCAATGTCATGTTGTAGTTACAGATAGCTTAACTCCTAATTATGATTTTATGTTATGGGCAGACAGTATCCAAGGTACAGCTCCTTTCACTTTTAATTGGACGGTAACTGATGGAAATTTCAATCCAATCCCATTTTCATTTTTGAATAACGATCACGACACTATTGTTATTGATAATCAAGTGCTTGTAAATTCTTATGGATGCATATTTTTTGGTTTATGTATGACTGATGCAGCATCATGTAATACTTGCTTTGATTCTGACACAATAATCCAAGGCTTGAATCTTATATGTTTTTCTGATTTTGATGCATACCTTGTTCAAGAGAACCAAATTAGTATCGAGTTAATACAAAATGATATTCCTCCCTTTTTGATTAATTTGCAAATGATAGAGTGGTATGATGGCGATGGAACTTTTCAGGCATCTCCTTATTTGGGAGGACCGACAGTAATTACATATACTCCTGGATCAAGTAATTCAACAGATGAATTTTCGGTATGTGTTAGAACATTACTTAAAAATGGGATGTGTATATCTTGTAAAGTAGTTAAATATACCGATGGAACATCTGGAATTACTGAGAATGAGAACAATTTAGTTCATCTTTATCCAAATCCTACGGAAGGTCAGTTTACTATCTCTTCAACAAGAGAGTTAAAAGAAATTTATGTCCTGTCAATGACTGGAGAAATTGTACAGACAGTATCTGTAGCTAATGAGAAAGAATTCTCTTTAGATATTAGTAATCTCCCTGCTGGAGCCTATTTTGGAGAAATATTGACTTTAGATAATAATCGTTTTAGAAAACTTATCATTAAGAAATAA
- the bshA gene encoding N-acetyl-alpha-D-glucosaminyl L-malate synthase BshA: MKIGIVLYPTYGGSGVVATELGKALAEKGHQIHFITYSEPVRLGTFRENIFYHEVTVSNYPLFEYQPYEVVLTSKMVDVVKHEKLDLLHVHYAIPHASAAYMAQQILKSEGIDIPFITTLHGTDITLVGKDKSFEPVISFCLDHSNAVTAVSESLKSDTYKHFKTKTNIEVIPNFIHLAREYSAEETVERRRKYAKDDERIICHVSNFRKVKRVEDVVRIFCKINEKIPSRLLLVGDGPERYNIELLCRELGACDRVLMLGKIRDTPKLLSIGDLFLLPSLTESFGLAALEAMAVGVPVISTNSGGLPEVNMHGYSGFMSEVGDIEDMAKNGIMILEDIATLQRFKFQAREHANKFSLEAILPRYEALYENVLNKKN; encoded by the coding sequence ATGAAGATAGGAATTGTATTATATCCAACGTATGGTGGTAGTGGAGTAGTGGCAACAGAATTGGGGAAGGCTCTTGCGGAGAAAGGACATCAAATTCACTTCATAACTTATTCAGAACCTGTCCGATTAGGTACTTTTCGAGAAAACATATTCTATCACGAAGTTACAGTTAGTAATTATCCACTCTTTGAATACCAACCTTATGAAGTAGTTCTTACGAGCAAGATGGTGGATGTTGTAAAACATGAAAAATTAGATTTATTGCATGTCCATTATGCAATTCCACATGCTTCTGCTGCTTATATGGCACAGCAAATATTAAAAAGTGAAGGAATTGATATTCCATTTATTACTACTCTTCATGGTACAGATATCACTTTGGTAGGAAAAGATAAATCTTTTGAACCTGTTATTTCGTTTTGTTTAGACCATTCTAATGCTGTAACTGCTGTTTCTGAAAGTTTAAAATCGGATACATATAAACATTTTAAAACAAAGACGAATATTGAGGTAATACCTAATTTTATACATCTTGCCAGAGAGTATAGTGCTGAAGAAACAGTTGAAAGAAGACGTAAATATGCAAAAGATGATGAGCGAATTATTTGTCATGTATCTAATTTCCGAAAAGTTAAGAGGGTAGAAGATGTGGTACGCATATTTTGCAAAATAAACGAAAAAATTCCCTCCCGTTTACTGTTGGTGGGAGATGGACCTGAAAGATATAATATAGAATTGTTGTGTAGGGAGTTAGGAGCATGTGATCGCGTATTAATGCTGGGAAAGATCCGAGATACACCAAAACTATTGAGTATAGGAGATTTATTTTTACTACCATCATTAACAGAAAGTTTCGGATTGGCTGCTTTAGAGGCTATGGCAGTTGGTGTTCCTGTAATATCTACTAATTCAGGAGGACTCCCTGAGGTAAATATGCATGGCTATTCTGGATTTATGTCTGAAGTTGGAGATATCGAAGATATGGCTAAAAATGGCATCATGATATTAGAAGATATAGCAACACTTCAGAGATTTAAATTTCAAGCAAGAGAACATGCAAATAAATTTAGTTTAGAAGCAATTCTTCCTAGATATGAGGCATTATATGAAAATGTTTTAAATAAGAAGAATTAA